One segment of Clostridium ljungdahlii DSM 13528 DNA contains the following:
- the arcC gene encoding carbamate kinase translates to MKIVVALGGNALQKEGAPATAEAQLDVIKKTAVYLADMIEEGHQIVIVHGNGPQVGRIVIQNEYASKVTPAMPFDVCGAMSQGMIGYHIQQALRCELVKRGISKPVTSVVTQVVVDKDDEGFKNPTKPIGPFYTKEEAEKIVSEKGYKMKEDAGRGYRRVVASPQPKEIVEISTIKKLFNDGQVLITVGGGGVPVVKNRNDELEGVAAVIDKDFAAEKLAEDLDADVLMILTAVDKIAINFGKPNQIDLDTMTIEEGKKYIEESQFAPGSMLPKVKATMKFVSSKEGRKAIIASLDKTKDALNGKSGTTIKSTDRVLCASI, encoded by the coding sequence ATGAAAATAGTAGTAGCTTTAGGCGGAAATGCACTGCAAAAAGAAGGAGCACCAGCTACAGCTGAAGCACAATTGGATGTAATAAAAAAGACAGCAGTTTATTTAGCAGATATGATTGAAGAAGGACATCAGATTGTAATTGTCCATGGTAATGGGCCACAAGTTGGGAGAATAGTTATACAAAATGAATATGCTAGTAAAGTAACACCAGCTATGCCTTTTGATGTATGTGGAGCCATGAGTCAGGGAATGATAGGATATCATATTCAACAGGCACTAAGATGTGAATTGGTAAAGAGAGGTATAAGTAAACCAGTTACTTCTGTAGTTACTCAAGTTGTTGTGGATAAAGATGACGAAGGATTTAAAAATCCAACAAAACCAATTGGACCTTTCTATACTAAAGAAGAAGCTGAAAAAATTGTTAGTGAAAAAGGATATAAGATGAAGGAAGATGCAGGAAGAGGCTATAGAAGAGTTGTAGCATCGCCACAACCTAAGGAAATAGTAGAGATTAGTACTATTAAAAAGTTATTTAACGATGGACAAGTATTAATTACCGTTGGTGGCGGTGGAGTACCTGTAGTTAAAAATAGAAATGATGAACTAGAAGGAGTAGCAGCAGTTATAGATAAAGATTTTGCTGCAGAAAAACTTGCAGAAGATTTGGATGCAGATGTACTTATGATTTTAACAGCAGTAGACAAAATTGCAATTAATTTTGGCAAACCAAATCAAATTGATTTAGATACGATGACAATAGAAGAAGGAAAAAAATATATAGAAGAAAGCCAATTTGCTCCTGGAAGTATGCTGCCTAAAGTTAAAGCTACCATGAAGTTTGTTTCTTCTAAAGAAGGAAGAAAAGCTATAATAGCATCACTTGATAAAACAAAAGATGCGTTAAATGGAAAAAGTGGAACAACAATAAAATCAACAGATAGAGTATTATGTGCTAGCATATAG
- a CDS encoding methyl-accepting chemotaxis protein gives MKIKLNSLKFKGTAIIIIVYFICLLLSSVISFNICEKILYDQFNQKASISCSNVSNNINNWIEGQGKAIEQMAEDIQFYNNFDATNMKDYLHMKQQSQKYVIAYYVGLSDKRYFGSDNWIPPQGYDVTKQKWYSQAVNENKLVYTKPYIDEATKKSIISILMPIKINGKIVGVIGEDLYLDYLMNITQKYKIGENDYVFLVDADNDFIIHKNKNFLPSSNKNVNMGSVKNYTYTSIANKSKNESKGLIKGKDYDSQNKYFVYDKISSTGWLLVLSIPEIEIIKPLSKLILGFIISFIISIIISSLISIYIINRILKAIFRFKEQTKLLADGDYRETLDIKAKDEIGDLVGSFNTMITKQQKFIKNVKQMIYNLQTENDESDKSICEVTETSKIVTDSMEEISNGSVEQAKNMTITLEKVNSLGKSINNIDSNVRSMVNATNKSKDKNELGLTAARELKAKFEENNNSIRVMSEKVKDLTEKFKYLEDINQVIESISKETNLLSLNASIEAVKVGDAGKGFGVVADEIRKLSNDSSDSSKKIKSVINEIDDIINLVKVQMDNTTAISESTNVKLKSTINNFEDVISCSNNLIRQINLLNDETDNMRKSKMEVIENMENVSSISEQQSAASEEVSASMQEQFASMEKISNNIRKINNMSKKLLETIQLFKT, from the coding sequence TTGAAAATTAAGTTAAATTCTTTAAAATTTAAGGGAACTGCTATAATTATTATAGTGTACTTTATTTGTTTACTACTAAGTTCTGTCATAAGCTTTAATATATGCGAAAAGATATTATACGACCAATTTAATCAAAAGGCTTCTATATCATGTAGCAATGTTTCTAATAATATAAATAATTGGATTGAAGGTCAAGGAAAAGCTATAGAACAAATGGCTGAAGATATACAGTTTTATAATAATTTTGATGCAACCAATATGAAAGATTATTTACATATGAAACAACAATCGCAAAAATATGTTATTGCTTATTACGTTGGCCTTAGTGATAAAAGATATTTTGGAAGTGATAATTGGATACCACCACAAGGTTATGATGTGACAAAACAAAAATGGTATAGCCAAGCTGTGAATGAAAATAAGCTAGTGTATACAAAACCATATATAGATGAAGCTACCAAAAAAAGTATTATTTCTATTTTGATGCCTATCAAAATTAATGGGAAAATTGTAGGCGTTATAGGTGAGGATTTATATTTGGACTACCTTATGAATATTACACAAAAATATAAAATTGGTGAAAATGACTATGTATTTCTAGTTGATGCAGATAATGATTTTATTATTCATAAGAATAAAAATTTTTTGCCATCTTCAAATAAGAATGTAAATATGGGTAGTGTAAAAAATTATACTTATACAAGTATAGCCAATAAATCTAAAAATGAAAGTAAAGGATTAATTAAAGGAAAGGATTATGATTCACAAAACAAGTATTTTGTCTATGATAAAATAAGTTCTACAGGATGGCTTCTTGTGTTATCTATTCCTGAAATAGAAATAATAAAGCCTTTATCAAAACTTATCTTAGGATTTATTATTTCGTTTATTATTTCTATCATTATAAGTTCTTTAATTTCAATATATATTATTAATAGAATTTTAAAAGCAATATTTAGATTTAAGGAGCAAACTAAATTATTAGCTGACGGAGATTACAGAGAAACGCTAGATATTAAAGCTAAAGATGAAATAGGTGATCTTGTTGGCAGTTTTAATACCATGATTACTAAACAGCAAAAATTTATAAAAAATGTAAAACAAATGATTTACAATTTACAGACTGAAAACGATGAGTCAGATAAAAGCATATGTGAAGTTACAGAGACAAGTAAAATTGTTACAGATTCTATGGAGGAAATATCAAATGGAAGTGTAGAACAAGCTAAAAATATGACAATTACCTTAGAAAAAGTTAATTCTCTAGGAAAAAGCATAAATAATATAGATAGTAATGTGAGAAGTATGGTTAATGCAACAAATAAAAGCAAAGATAAAAATGAACTTGGATTAACTGCTGCTAGAGAACTTAAAGCAAAATTTGAGGAAAATAATAATTCCATTAGGGTTATGAGTGAAAAAGTAAAGGATTTAACAGAAAAATTTAAATATCTGGAAGATATTAATCAAGTTATAGAGTCCATATCTAAAGAAACTAACCTTTTGTCATTGAATGCTTCTATTGAAGCTGTAAAAGTAGGAGATGCAGGTAAAGGTTTTGGAGTAGTGGCTGATGAAATAAGAAAATTGTCTAATGATTCTTCAGATTCATCAAAAAAAATAAAAAGTGTTATAAATGAAATTGATGATATAATTAATTTGGTAAAAGTTCAAATGGATAATACTACCGCTATATCAGAAAGTACAAATGTAAAGCTAAAAAGTACAATTAATAATTTTGAGGATGTAATAAGTTGTTCTAATAATTTAATACGTCAAATCAATTTGCTAAATGATGAAACTGATAATATGAGAAAAAGTAAAATGGAAGTAATTGAAAATATGGAGAATGTATCTAGTATAAGTGAGCAGCAATCAGCAGCGTCTGAAGAAGTAAGTGCTTCAATGCAGGAGCAGTTTGCTAGTATGGAGAAGATATCTAACAATATAAGAAAAATTAACAATATGAGTAAAAAATTATTAGAAACAATCCAGCTATTTAAAACGTGA
- a CDS encoding TrmB family transcriptional regulator: MELEKELIAKLVKIGFNKYEAMIYLTLLKNQEITAYEASKRSGVPQSKVYDTVKSLLNKNVIIKNGYNPCKYIALSLKEFLDIYKKDTKSTISYLEDNLNSINDLESINYLWHFNDTEQIKDKITSMIRNANESIYLDIWSKDYNNLYDELLDAKKRNIKIVSVLYGKVDEIGKVFYHEMDGMKEDAALNGRWLSLVIDHKECLFSIFQTDNTSYCIWTQNKPFMLVTECFITHDIFISEIYSKHKKELDEEFGPNLKSIRDNLEIG; this comes from the coding sequence ATGGAATTAGAAAAAGAACTTATCGCTAAATTAGTAAAAATAGGATTTAACAAATATGAAGCTATGATATATTTAACTTTATTGAAAAATCAAGAAATTACAGCTTATGAAGCTAGCAAGCGGTCAGGCGTTCCTCAATCAAAGGTATACGATACAGTAAAGTCGCTTTTAAATAAAAATGTAATTATTAAAAATGGCTATAACCCTTGTAAATACATAGCGTTGTCTTTAAAAGAATTCTTAGATATATATAAAAAAGATACTAAATCTACAATAAGTTATCTAGAAGATAATTTAAATAGTATAAATGATTTAGAATCCATAAATTACCTGTGGCACTTCAATGATACAGAACAAATAAAAGATAAAATTACATCTATGATAAGAAACGCAAATGAATCAATATATCTGGATATTTGGAGTAAAGATTACAATAATTTATATGATGAATTATTAGATGCTAAAAAAAGAAATATTAAAATAGTTTCCGTACTATATGGTAAAGTTGATGAAATAGGAAAAGTATTTTATCATGAAATGGATGGCATGAAAGAAGATGCTGCATTAAATGGAAGATGGCTTAGCTTAGTAATAGATCATAAAGAATGTTTGTTTTCAATATTTCAAACCGACAACACAAGCTACTGTATATGGACCCAAAATAAGCCTTTCATGCTTGTAACTGAATGTTTTATAACTCATGATATATTTATTTCAGAAATATATTCCAAGCACAAAAAAGAACTTGACGAAGAATTTGGTCCTAATCTAAAAAGTATAAGGGATAATCTGGAAATAGGCTAA
- a CDS encoding undecaprenyldiphospho-muramoylpentapeptide beta-N-acetylglucosaminyltransferase, whose translation MKKIILTGGGSAGHVTPNLALVPRLKELGYNIQYIGTENGIERKIIEDQKIEYHIISSGKLRRYFDIKNFTDPFKVLKGILQAILIIRKEKPNIVFSKGGFVSVPVVIAAHINKVPVIAHESDITPGLANRLSAPYCTKICATFPESLKNIKGNNSVLTGTPIRRELLDGSRIIGRRMCGFDNEKPVLLIIGGSLGSTFINNTVRNSLNELLKNYNIVHICGKGNLDRSLKERKGYVQFEYINEELPHIMNAADIVISRAGANVIFELLALKKPNLLIPLSKKSSRGDQILNAASFEKSGYSMVLQEEELTSQVLLDRVFKLYSSRNEYINNMEASPVQDAVGKIINLIEKYSI comes from the coding sequence TTGAAAAAAATAATACTTACAGGTGGAGGCTCTGCTGGACATGTTACACCTAATCTTGCCTTAGTTCCAAGATTAAAAGAACTAGGATATAACATACAGTATATAGGAACCGAAAACGGAATTGAAAGAAAAATAATAGAAGATCAAAAAATAGAATATCATATAATATCCAGTGGTAAACTCCGAAGGTATTTCGATATAAAGAATTTTACTGATCCATTTAAAGTTTTAAAGGGAATACTTCAAGCTATACTTATAATAAGAAAGGAAAAACCTAACATAGTGTTTTCAAAAGGTGGATTTGTTTCAGTTCCTGTAGTAATTGCTGCACATATAAATAAAGTACCTGTCATTGCTCATGAATCAGATATAACTCCCGGACTTGCAAATAGATTGTCTGCACCTTACTGCACTAAGATTTGTGCTACATTTCCAGAGTCTTTAAAAAACATAAAGGGTAATAACTCAGTTTTAACAGGAACTCCTATAAGAAGAGAACTTCTAGATGGAAGTAGGATAATAGGCAGGAGAATGTGTGGATTTGATAATGAGAAACCAGTACTTCTCATAATAGGTGGAAGTCTAGGTTCTACGTTTATAAATAATACGGTTAGGAATTCACTAAATGAACTTTTAAAAAATTATAATATAGTTCACATATGTGGAAAAGGAAATTTAGATAGGTCCCTTAAGGAGAGAAAGGGATATGTACAATTTGAGTACATAAATGAAGAATTGCCGCATATAATGAATGCAGCGGATATAGTTATATCTAGAGCTGGTGCAAATGTAATATTTGAATTACTTGCTTTAAAAAAGCCAAACTTGTTAATTCCACTATCTAAAAAATCTAGTAGAGGAGATCAAATTTTAAATGCAGCCTCTTTTGAAAAAAGTGGATATAGTATGGTCCTCCAGGAAGAGGAACTTACTTCTCAGGTACTTTTAGATAGGGTTTTTAAACTCTATAGCTCTAGAAATGAATATATAAACAATATGGAGGCAAGTCCTGTGCAGGATGCAGTAGGTAAAATCATAAATTTAATAGAGAAATACAGTATATAA